The sequence taaataaacacatggTTGTGCTGTCTATCGCGCACTATTTTGACCAGTCTTGTCTCATTTTCGTATATATTTTCTTGGACCTCTTGTTTGGCATTTTCACGTCATGTCTCTGCCTCCACAGGACCACAGAAACATGAAATGAAAATGAGACAAGACTTAAACAGcacaaccattaaaaaaaaaaaatgtttggcaaaacaaaaaaaaaaaacaaccattaaaaaaaagaaaaaggaaaatctaATTCAATTGATTAGCTTAGCTGGAGTACAAAGCCAAAATTGTGATTCACAAACATGAAAAGGTAAAACAAAACTGTGAAGACGTGACAACACAACCACGTCCACAGACCATAAGGGTTAGGGGCCAAAGCGGTAAAGCCACAAtttttagcacaaaaaaaaattcttactctGTATCAATCACATTTTTTACCTAAAAATGTGAAAGCTACGTTATgttatttgctaaaaattgattatataaatttgaaggtaatttaattttttataatcataattatataattttaattctttattgatttACTTTCTTAGtacattaaattatattaaaatattatattgtaaatgaagatgATGACAAAATTGACTAACTTGAACTACGATTTTCAAGTATGAATTTTTGCAATGCCACTTTTCGATGGCAACAGTTTCTGTTTAATGCAAATGCCAACTACAGTGAGCTTGGTAGATGTCATGTAAAATACGTTCATTAAATTATCTAACTGATTATACAAACTACTCTGCATTTTTTAAGAACGTgacattttcttatatattcGCGACTCCCTTTTCTTGTGAGGTTGAAAAACGTTTCATATGCTTCAAGCAGCTGATGATTGGCAATCAAAGTTTTATTTGTTCTGCTGATTGATTATCTTCCGGAGTTATTTGCTAAGATACCAAATAGCAAACAGTTTGAGGTCATCTGTGTGTATTTCCATATTTATGAAAGCATGAAACGGTAATTCTTCTAGAAATGAGTTCACAAGAAGCTCATAAGACACAAAATTCAGCTATCTGATATAGCATATCCAAAGACCAGGCAATCCGATACAGCATACCCCAAGCATCTGAACATGCATTCTCTTACTAATATCTAGCTGTTGGTTCTACTAATATCCCAGAAATAGCTAGGTAAATCATTGGTCCAATGAATGCCAAATAGTGGGAACTTGGAGGCAGATCAACAGTGGAGGTGAACACATTTAACATATACAGAAAAATACACAAACATACCCTAAAAGTAAACATTCTAGAAATAACATGAAAATATTATCATCCAatcaacacaaacaaaaaatacaaatgacatcacaaattaagtaaaaaatgtataatGGAGTACGAGACAATTAATGACACAAACATAGCTAATTTGAAAACCCAAGTCAGATAACAATTTATAACACGACATCTTCTACTTGAAAAATTGCAGCGAGGCAGATGTACCCTGCACAAACGGACAGAAACATTGTAACGAAATGCTAAAGAAATTTAACTGCAACTCAGCTGTCCCATGGTTTTTTCAATATAAATGATAGGTGCAATAACTTCAAGCTGGGGGCCAAGCTTCTCCTCAGCAGTCTTCTCAGCTTTAACCCTCAATTTTGTCAACTGCTTCTTCCTCTCATATGCAACCTGAGCTCTCTCCTTTCTCTTCCTCTCAAGCTCCTGGAGGAGCAAAGAGATTCACAAGCATTAGAAAGCACTCACACAACCATTAATTAGTCAAAGAAGAACAATCACTTAATAATGACTACATAAAATGCAGACAATGTTAACCCTGGCAAGTTCTTCATAGTCTAACTTTCAGACAAGTGAAACATATATCCAAATGGCAAAATAGACAATTACACGAATGCCAGCACAAATACAGCAAGAAGAGATTCAAATATTGCTTAATATTTCTAAACATCATCCAATAAGTTACTCAGCATCGACATTTAATTGGGGAATCAACAACCATTATAACATATCAACATGCAAGAATATGCCCATATGAAGGCAAATGGCAAAGCTATTTCAATATGGTTAAAGATATTGTTgagaaaaaatgcaaatatttaaaataagaataGTCAAAAGAAATTGACTGAACCCAGAAAAACATAGTTCAAACTGGAGTTGGGTAATTGgtaattttgaacaaaaaaagaCTATTCACGAAGACTAAAACAACAGGAGAATTCCTCTTTTTTGATTAAtcacaatttacaaattaaGAAACAAAGCACCTACAACAGTGCCACCATGAATTGGAAATGTAAAGCAACAGAACACATTAAAAACACAAAGCAAACACCTCTTTACAATGTCATCTCCCAGTACCAtacacaataaaattaaatattatggAACATGACACAAAGAACAGTATAGTAATTGCTATGCTTTAAATGCAGATAAAATGCATTAAGAAACTATGCCACATACGTATGTATTATTAGCAGAACATCTGACAAGGCAAAAGAAATCTACAAAGTCGAAACAAAAAGACTGACTGACCTTAATAGTGTCATAGTGGTTCCATCCAACCTCAGATGAAAGCTTGCCCAACAAACAGTACTTATGTCCAGCCTGAAGCCTCAAAACCCtgtgtttattatatatatgtatttttatttttatttttagaaagcaCAAGacaattaattaaaacatttgaaaactaaagaaaagaaaaaaaaaatgaaaagagagagagagaaagaaacagacTTGAGAGCATCAGGTATTACCACCCTCTTCATCTTATTATACGGAGGTGGGATCCCCTCGTAAACCTTAAAACGTGCAAGCGCGGCAGCTCCACGTTTAGTCTTGTGAGGAATCAttctacaaataataataatcaaaactcatattatatatgaaagaaagaaagagattgaGTTGTGTTGATGCGATGCGATGCGTACCCACGAATAGTGCGCCATAGAATCTTAGCAGGAGCGCGGAAATGGATGGGACCATGAGAAGGCTTAGTGTTCATGCGCTTACGGAGGAATCTCATGTATTTCATTTTCTGGCGAACAAGTCCTCCTGAGATACAGATCTCTTCGGATCTAACCGCAACCACTTTATTACCCTTCAGCAGCTCTTTCGCTATGATCGATGCTACTCTACCAAGCATGTGATTCCTTGCATCGATGATAACTGACCCCGACACCATATTCGCCTTGACTAGTTTTTCTGAGGAGGCTGCTAGGTTTTGGACCTTCCACCCTTTCATACCAGCCGGCTGCTAGGGTTTTGGACTTTTCATCCTTTTATATAAACAGACgctctacaatactttcaatcagctacacaaataaaaacaagaagggTTTAATTTAATAAAGCAACCTCAAGGAAAATGGCCCAAGAATCTTACCATACAGATTGATCAATCAGAACCAGCTTTGCTGACAGAACTGAGTAGTCACCATCATGCTCTAGTCTATAAACTCTATACTTAAAGATTTTATTCAAAGGTCAACTTTGACTTTGTTGACAGGATTCAGTACCATTCTTCAGTAGTTTGTACTTaaagtctttatttatttatttttctttcaaaaaataagtttttatttaaacgttaatttttggttatgttaaattattttataatttttaaaaaaatgttaacctgatcaatttttagtaatttttatttagatctattattaatattatatttttatttattaataattatttgttattatgtaaagtttttataaaatattttatatttttaacattattttaatattatttttaaaataactaaACAAGTTAGTAAAACtctttttatgttaaaatagtaaataattttttcgtttttctataaaaaaatattttaaaataatttattaatatagtCCTTCAGGTTATATTTCAGTAAACCCCGTACTTAAAAAGTCATGATAAACGCAATTAACTTTAGAATTGAAACACAAGTCAAGATGGCCGAGTGGTCTAAGGTGCCAGACTCAAGTTCTGGTCGAGGACGTGGGTTCTCAAATCCCACTTCTGACAAAAACAaacttatttatcaaaaaataaaaaactctagAATTGAAAGTTTGAATGTTTATCTTACCTAGTTAATTATGCGGCCCATATATCTGTccttaaagttgtttttttcttttttttcaccttcacatgtcttgtttttttttggtccgtttggatacaacttatttttgttgaaactgaaaactgaaaatactatagtaaaataatttttaaatttatgagaAATTACTGTTCACCTtgttttttactgttcataagcCTAAAATCACTATTCATGGACAATGAACAGTGACACAGGCGctgatctaaaaaaaaaaaaaacctgaaaatGCACGATTGCTGAAATTTAGACGCTGGACGTGGATCCAAACTCTACCTTAATGTCTTGTGACTTGTCACTTTGCTTCACCACTTTGTTTTGAATGACTactcaatttcaaactttgtgTGGGATTGGATTCACGTCCACGGCTGATTGAGTTTTCTACTGTAGCGCATTTTTTTGGGCACACATTTCAAGAGCAAAAGGTGACTGTTTCATTATTCGTAGccataatatttaatttttcaacGCATTAATGGGTTTCGTGCACTATTTATAAAACCTATAAAtctcacttttcaacaactttttcattaaaactagATTTTACAgtattatttatacatttaaaaattatttttttataatattttcaatttttaactttcaattttaacaaaataagttttatccaaacGAACTATAATATAATCGGAGGTAACTGGCTTCTTCGCGTTAGTGACCACcctagaaaagaaaattcattattaaatataaattttaaaatttttataacctCCATTTCATGATTAATTGAAGCGTATTGTCCCATTAATTGAAATGACCATTGattgaaatgaatgaatgaagCACGATTTAAGGCACtacaactattaaaaaaaaaaaaaagtttgactgACACGTGATAGATAGTTCTCTGGAGCTCTGGGCTAGTCTTGAATGTTGACCACCAGATCTTTTGCTCGGAGAAAATGGTTTTCTCACCGATTACTAATAAAAAAGCTcctcacaaataaaaaaagcttctcaaataaattataaatgtgCTTCTTGGGTTTCAGCAAAAAAGAAATGTACTTCTTGGATTTTCTCATCGATAACTAATAAATgtactttatctatttttcgtTTTATGTTAAACTTTACAATTCACttctattatttaaaaaaaaaaaaaaacaatttagtcAAATTGAGATTCTCACTTGTGCTTGTCACTCAATGTCTATCTTATGCAGCCTAAACTTTTAGGCTCTCTTGGAAAAACCGAACCTTCTTTGAAAagtctcaatctctctctctctctctctctctctcttaacacCAATTTCTCCCTCGTTCACCGtcagtttctttctttccctaataaattttctcaaaagtAATGATAGAAGTAAAAACTAATCAGCTCTCTCATGGGGTCAAGAAATTCCACCAAGTCTACCTTGTATCCCTTTGTTACAGATGATTGAGTTCTTCTCTTATACAAACATAACTGAGTTCTTTCTCCATTTCTCGTGACAGATTTTACCATCAGTCTCTGCCACTAtgaaattgggaaaaaaaataatgataagttTATGAAAAAAGTATTCggcaaaagaaaaagtttatgaaaaagGTGAATTAAAAAGTGATAATTCACCGATCAAAATCATTAGAAAATGTAAGAGAGTAGAAGaacttattttgaaaaattaaaaaagtgattcagcaaaaaaaagaaaaataaaaaagtcgcacatcaattaataaattattataaaaaattttcaaaaaataaaaaagagaaataaaaattgaatttttttgggacaGATCTGTGATGTTGTTTCTAAAATTCCCATTGGCTCATCTCTTTGCTTGGAACGGGCAGACCAGATTGAAAGCCTCACTGAAATCCCATCACATTAATGCCCCCACTTGGACCACAGTACTGAGCTCGGCTTTGTTTCTATTGAAGTGTCGGTTTGAGCATAAGATCAATTCAACCGCTGAAGGCATCTATGGCCTGAATGGCTATCAGATTTGCTTATAGAAAAAAAGAGCAGCTTTATCTTAAACTTATAGACCTTAAGAGCAATTACATCAATCGGTGCAAAagattccgtctattttacacaaaaacctactttttctattttacactgtcacttttacaaaacatccacatcagtttatctattatacacacttttttattaaaataatattttctctcaatttttttattatttcccacCTAACCCTCCTTTTTCCTTTGAATACACCTCCTTCCTCTTCACACATTCCTTATCTCTATCTCCGCCTCTCTgtcttctccttcttttcttttctttttgagaatctttttcCTTCCCCTTTCCGTCAACCCATcacaaccaccatcatcatcactaccCAATCAGCGAACCACTCAAGATCAAACCAACCCAAGATCAGAAACCCACCCAACCCGAAACCCACTGATCAAACAACGAGAAATTAGTGAGTTAACTGGCGACGATTTGATCAGGCTTCGTGCAGCAGTGGTTTGATCTTGATCAGCGAGTTGATCGGCAGCAATGGTTTGATCTTgatcaaataagaaaaacagagagtgAGGGGAGAGTGATCGGCGGCAATTTGATCAGGTGGCGTGTGGTTTGATGTTGATTGGCAACAGTGGTGTGATGTTGATAGGCGGCAAGAGATTGGTGGCGATTGGCAAACGTGGAAGCTAGAGAaatgagatgagagaaagagagagctgagAGTCAGAGGGGATAGAGAGAAGAagggagagtgagagagaaaaaaaatactaaaatatgatATGCAAATGCTACAGTAGCCGTGCATAAATGCACGGTTACTATagcaattgtgcataaatgcacaattttgcCCCAactaatgtgggtgttttttgagccaaaatgtgtaaaaagactacctttttctattttgcacaaGTTTACACAACCTGATGTAATTGCTCTCAACAGAGTAATCTAGCAGTAGCTGCATTAGTGCATTAGCATTAGGAAATTctaattctattctattttaccattccaaaaagtcactttatcattataccataccattttacaatacttcctacgtcccaaaactctatttttattaaaatattattttttttaatctttctttattatttctttccaatcGTCACTTTTTTTTCAGACTTAGCATGATTCCAACGGCTCCACCATCACCAatcaccacaccaccaccaccacaccacaccACCACCTCTACGGCTCCACCATCATCAatcaccacaccaccaccaaaatGCTTCAGCCTACCATTGATGAACGCAGAGGAACTCATGAACCCAGACACTGCCGATCAACCCCAATCACAacaggggggaaaaaaaaaaaaaaaaaccaaatcaaccCTGATCAAAACCCAGACACCGCTGCCGCTAGATCAATGTTTCCTCCATCGTTGATCAACCCAGATCAACCACCAAAATCCCACCAGAACAAAAACCCAGACGATCAACCCCATCacaacaaggaaaaaaaaaaattccatatcaACCCCGATCAAAACCCAGACACCGCCGCCACTGCCGCCGCCAGATCAATGTTTCCTCCATCATTGATCAACCCAGATCAACGTTTCCTCCACTGTGATGTGTGATGTTGATATTGGGAGGAGGATGATGTTTGGGTTTGAAGAGAGGAGAAagcaaatgagaaagagagaaggaagagagagaagagaacaaaaataatgagagaggagagagaaatttcggAAGAAAAGCagcttaaaatattattattatttttacaatactgctaCGGTGCAATTCTAAATAGAATTGCACTGTTGcagtattgaaaaaaatttgcaatacttgCCTTTAGATGCAATACGTTTTGGAGTTTGAAATGTCAAATACACTTCACATATGACATTAGCATTCcctaatgctaatgctcttaatTAATGGGTACAGTTAACAGTGTATTGTAGCAATAGCTGCattattttcttactttttttttttcttggtttctcAGCCACATAGAAGCCGGTGAGAACAGTTAAGGCGGAAATACTATTTTCGTCTCTACATTTACTCTTCATTTCCACTTAGTCcctactttttaactttttaattttatcgcatttagggtccgtttggatacagctgaaaactgaaaactgaaaaatactgtaacaaaataatttttaaatatgtgaatagtaccgtaggacccatttttaataaaaaagttgttgaaaagtgtaaTTCGTGGGTTCATGAACAGTACACagtatgcactgttcacggaaaaaagtcaaatattgcTGCTGAAAAGTTGCTAAACAGTAACAAAATTGGCCAAAACgcatggggaaaaaaaaaaaaaaaaagcaggcTGAAAAGGTTGAAAACGCAAAACGTGCGTTTGGGAAACgcaaacgcgcttcccaaacgcacatttagggtccgtttggatacagctgaaaactgaaaattgaaactgaaaactgaaaaacactgtagcgaaataatttttaaatgtgtgaatagtgtcgtgggacccatttttaatgaaaaagttgctaaaaagtgaaatttgtggctccgtgaacagtacacgatgtgctgtgattggtccaaaaaaaatttaaaaagtcaaagtttgcggctactgttcattgaacagtgcatgaacagtagccgcaacacccaaaacgctccaaaacgcgtgaaaaaaaaaaaaaaaaaacattttggaaaaacgcaaacgcaggattgggcagaaaacgcccaatccaaacgcaaccttagggtctgtttggatagaacttattttgctgaaacttaaaactgaaaattgaaaacactgtagcaaaataatttttaaatgtgtgaatagtgctatgggacccatttttaatgaaaaagttaataaaaagtggagtttgtgggtccgtaaacagtgcatatgtgcactgttcactgcagaaagtcaacaattgcggttactgttcattgaacagtaaccgcaatactccaaatgaaaacgcgtgaaaaaaaaaaaaaaaaacagaaacgcAAAGTAGAAAACGTtgaatacaaacacacacttagtCTCTGAAATCAGAAACGCATcctattttagtccctatcgTAACCTCACTGACGAAAATTGTTTTACTGGCAAAAGGAGTATACAGTTGGCatggccattaaaataaaataaaataaaaattatttgacattaaaaggtgccacatcagcatttaaattttaaaaattaatttatcaaattttaactaaataaaaaaacagaattaaatacagaaaaattacataaaaaaaaaaaagtttattttgaaacaaaaagaaaaagaacacaaatccaaaacacaaaattaaaaaccaaaaatcacaaacccagaaaataagaacacaaaattaaacttcagATCCACATTAATTAGACATGAACGCATTAGAATTCATGCCAACAGTCTTGACAAAAACCagataaaattgataaattaaacatgaacacaTTAAACATTTgagcaagaacacaaacccggaaaatttaaaacccagaaaattaaCATCAGATCTATAATTCTTAATTCTTAGTACATGAATATTACCATTTACCATCTCAATGTTTTCCAAGACTCTTTTAACAATATCAATTAACCCGAATCTCTCGTACTAGCCATTCAAAACACAGTCATTctcattgattgattttttggggtttcttattttcaagcaaaaaagGTGGAAAACATGTAAGGAATGGCATCTGAACTTACAGCTTCctataaagtaaaaataataatcaaccccatgaaaaaaatagaaactttatcaaatatgaAATAGCAAAAAGAAGAGCTTGAATGATGAGAAAGCAAATGAGAAACAATATAGGAATATGAGATGGAAAGGAAATGAACCAGCTCGACCCATTGACGAGAATCATCTGTCCACTCAAAAGCAGAGACTTCAAGGAGCTCTGATTTCAGAACCGAGTATACCATCAAAAATGTTAACTTTAGATCCACCATTGACACCCCCACAAAGAGctttcaaagagagagagagtgtgtcaaagaaagagaaagaaagactgAGGAAGAACAGAcaagaacaaaacccaaaaacatctAATGTGAgatgagaaaataaaaacccacacTTCTTCAATA is a genomic window of Quercus lobata isolate SW786 chromosome 2, ValleyOak3.0 Primary Assembly, whole genome shotgun sequence containing:
- the LOC115960453 gene encoding 60S ribosomal protein L13a-4-like, with the translated sequence MKGWKVQNLAASSEKLVKANMVSGSVIIDARNHMLGRVASIIAKELLKGNKVVAVRSEEICISGGLVRQKMKYMRFLRKRMNTKPSHGPIHFRAPAKILWRTIRGMIPHKTKRGAAALARFKVYEGIPPPYNKMKRVVIPDALKVLRLQAGHKYCLLGKLSSEVGWNHYDTIKELERKRKERAQVAYERKKQLTKLRVKAEKTAEEKLGPQLEVIAPIIYIEKTMGQLSCS